Proteins found in one Tamandua tetradactyla isolate mTamTet1 chromosome 1, mTamTet1.pri, whole genome shotgun sequence genomic segment:
- the CPXM1 gene encoding putative carboxypeptidase X1 → MWAFLVALAVLAPAVGLGLGAPGTAALGLAPTAATEAATPTPAQQPVLDRVPSWSPGTPKKNFQVRIIKKKKVFLRKRKKLTHPSPSVTTSSPVTTSPTGDLELPDKREPGCPPLGLESLRVSDHQLEASTSQSFGLGPHRGRLNIQSGLEDGDLYDGAWCAEQQDTEPWLQVDARHPTRFSGIITQGRNSVWRYDWVTSYKVQFSNDSRIWWGSRNRSSGMDAVFPANSDPETPVLNLLPEPQVARFIRLLPQTWLQGGASCLRAEILACPVSDPNSLFPETPLQGSSDQLDFQHHNYKAMRKLMKEVNDQCPNITRIYSIGKSHQGLKLYVMELSDHPGQHELGEPEVRYVAGMHGNEALGRELLLLLMQYLCHEFLRGDPRVTRLLSEMRIHLLPSMNPDGYETAYRRGSELVGWAEGRWNHQGIDLNHNFADLNTPLWDAEEDGLVPHAVPNHHLPLPTYYTLPNATVAPETWAVIKWMERIPFVLSANLHGGELVVSYPFDMTRTPWAARELTPTPDDPVFRWLSTVYAGTNPAMQDTDRRPCHNQDFSLHGNIINGADWHTVPGSMNDFSYLYTNCFEVTVELSCDKFPHENELPQEWENNKEALLTYLEQVRMGIAGVVLDKDTGLGIADAIIAVDGINHDVTTAWGGDYWRLLTPGDYVVSASAEGYHTATRNCRVTFEEGPAPCNFHLTKTPKQRLRELLAAGAKVPPDLRRRLERLREQKG, encoded by the exons ATGTGGGCTTTCCTGGTCGCCTTGGCCGTCCTCGCGCCTGCCGTCGGCCTGGGTCTCGGGGCGCCCGGCACCGCTGCGCTGGGCCTGGCGCCAACCGCGGCCACCGAGGCCGCGACTCCGACCCCGGCCCAGCAGCCGGTGCTGGACAGAG TGCCTTCCTGGTCCCCAGGGACCCCGAAAAAGAATTTCCAGGTTCGCATcatcaagaagaaaaaagtctTCCTGAGGAAGCGAAAGAAGCTAACTCACCCCAGTCCCTCAGTGACCACCAGCTCCCCTGTGACCACCAGTCCCACAGGAGACCTTGAGCTCCCTGACAAGCGAGAACCAG GCTGTCCCCCTTTGGGCCTGGAATCCCTGCGAGTTTCAGATCACCAGCTTGAGGCATCCACCAGCCAGTCCTTTGGTCTTGGACCACACCGAGGGCGTCTCAACATCCAG TCTGGCCTGGAGGATGGAGACCTGTATGACGGGGCCTGGTGTGCTGAGCAGCAGGATACCGAGCCATGGCTTCAGGTGGATGCCAGGCACCCCACTCGATTCTCAGGCATCATCACGCAGGGCAGGAACTCTGTCTGGAG GTACGACTGGGTCACGTCCTACAAGGTCCAGTTCAGCAACGACAGTCGGATTTGGTGGGGGAGCAGGAACCGCAGCAGTGGGATGGATGCG GTATTTCCTGCTAATTCAGACCCAGAAACACCAGTGCTGAACCTCCTGCCAGAGCCCCAGGTTGCCCGCTTCATCCGCCTGCTGCCCCAGACCTGGCTCCAGGGAGGAGCGTCTTGTCTCCGGGCGGAGATCCTGGCCTGTCCAGTCTCAG ATCCTAACAGCCTGTTCCCTGAGACCCCTCTGCAGGGATCTTCTGATCAGCTGGACTTTCAGCATCATAATTATAAAGCCATGAGGAAG CTGATGAAGGAGGTGAACGATCAGTGCCCCAACATCACCCGCATCTACAGCATCGGGAAGAGCCACCAGGGCCTGAAGCTGTACGTGATGGAACTGTCAGACCATCCTGGGCAGCACGAGCTGG GGGAGCCCGAGGTGCGCTACGTGGCCGGCATGCACGGGAACGAGGCCCTGGGGCGGGAGTTGCTCCTGCTCCTGATGCAGTACTTGTGCCATGAGTTCCTGCGAGGGGACCCGCGGGTCACCCGGCTGCTCTCGGAGATGCGCATCCACCTGCTGCCCTCCATGAACCCTGATGGCTACGAGACCGCCTACCGCCGG GGCTCGGAGCTGGTGGGCTGGGCAGAGGGCCGCTGGAACCACCAGGGCATTGACCTTAACCACAACTTCGCTGACCTCAACACACCACTGTGGGATGCGGAGGAGGACGGCCTGGTGCCACACGCCGTCCCCAACCACCACCTGCCACTGCCCACGTACTACACCCTGCCCAATGCCACT GTGGCTCCCGAAACGTGGGCAGTGATCAAGTGGATGGAGCGGATCCCCTTTGTGTTGAGTGCCAACCTCCACGGGGGCGAGCTCGTGGTGTCCTACCCGTTCGACATGACTCGGACCCCGTGGGCTGCGCGGGAACTCACGCCCACGCCCGACGACCCCGTGTTTCGCTGGCTCAGCACGGTCTACGCGGGCACGAACCCGGCCATGCAGGACACAGACCGCCGGCCCTGCCACAACCAAGACTTCTCCTTGCACGGCAACATCATCAACGGGGCCGACTGGCACACGGTCCCTGGGA GCATGAATGACTTCAGCTACTTGTACACCAACTGCTTTGAGGTCACCGTGGAGCTGTCCTGTGACAAGTTCCCTCACGAGAACGAGCTGCCCCAGGAGTGGGAGAACAACAAAGAAGCCCTCCTCACCTACCTTGAGCAG GTACGCATGGGCATAGCAGGCGTTGTGCTGGACAAGGACACGGGGCTCGGGATCGCCGACGCCATCATTGCCGTGGATGGGATTAACCATGACGTCACGacag CGTGGGGCGGGGATTACTGGAGGCTGCTGACCCCAGGGGACTACGTGGTGAGCGCCAGTGCCGAGGGCTACCACACCGCGACACGGAACTGCCGGGTCACCTTTGAAGAGGGCCCTGCCCCTTGCAATTTCCACCTCACCAAGACTCCCAAACAGAGACTGCGAGAGCTGCTGGCAGCAGGGGCCAAGGTTCCCCCAGACCTCCGGAGGCGGCTGGAACGGCTGAGGGAACAGAAGGGTTAA